The nucleotide window ACGATTAAAGGGGCTGGCTTTTTAGGGGAGATTAGCGGCTGTTGGGGCTTTGATTTTTGGCTTTGATTTGCCTGATTTTGGCTAGTTTGCTTTGAGTTTGTCTGTTTTGATTTATTTGGCGTTATAACCTTTGGGCTAGGTGATACCTCAGCCTCTTTGCTTACAAAATCCTTTGCTCTAAGAAGCATTTTATCATTATCAATCTGCGCTGTTATGACCTTTTGGTTTTGGCTTTCAAACACCACGCGCACGTACTCTTTGTCAAACTGCGCTATACGAATTTTATCCACTAAAAATCGCTGGTAAGTAAGGCTTTTGCCATTTAAAGACGCCTGTATATCAAGGACATTGCGATAAATAGGCGGAGTATTTAAAAACATTGTACGAGTTTTTATATCGCTTATATTTTGATTAAATTTAAGCTCCAAAGCATCATCTTTTTTAACCGCACTCATAAGATATATGGGCTTTTGAGGCTTTTTGGAGCTTATTATGCTCTGCTCTTTTATCATAGTTTTTGGCTTTGGCTGAGCTTTGGCTTTGGGCTTTAAGGCTAATAAATCCTTTTTATACCCACTATTATCAAGCCCAAGCGCAGCCGAAGCCTCTATTAGGCGAGTTAAAGTCTGCTCTTTAAGTGCATCATCATCGCCTATAATAGCCTTTACATAAAGGCTATTTAGCTCTTTTAAAAGCTCTCTTTTTTTAGAGATACTAGCACTTTTAAAGGCGTTATCAAACTGCGATATAAAATCAGCACCAG belongs to Campylobacter sp. 19-13652 and includes:
- a CDS encoding N-acetylmuramoyl-L-alanine amidase translates to MLKKILTIICLCSGILLASGADFISQFDNAFKSASISKKRELLKELNSLYVKAIIGDDDALKEQTLTRLIEASAALGLDNSGYKKDLLALKPKAKAQPKPKTMIKEQSIISSKKPQKPIYLMSAVKKDDALELKFNQNISDIKTRTMFLNTPPIYRNVLDIQASLNGKSLTYQRFLVDKIRIAQFDKEYVRVVFESQNQKVITAQIDNDKMLLRAKDFVSKEAEVSPSPKVITPNKSKQTNSKQTSQNQANQSQKSKPQQPLISPKKPAPLIVIDPGHGGTDPGAIGGKNMYEKTAVLAVAKKLGERLKNLGYRVKFTRDRDVFINLRKRTKFANDSEADIFISIHANAAPNTQKAPKMKGIETFFLSPARSERSKNAAALENKSDIEEMNFFSQQTFLNFLNREKIIASNKLGIDIHRQLLKRTSTIAKVSDGGVREAPFWVLVGALMPAVLVEIGYITHPVEGKLLFDNRYQNELARGIAEGVVEYFKKNR